One window of the Falco biarmicus isolate bFalBia1 chromosome 2, bFalBia1.pri, whole genome shotgun sequence genome contains the following:
- the USP12 gene encoding ubiquitin carboxyl-terminal hydrolase 12 isoform X2 — protein sequence MYFRSLHSGANASALEKEIGPEQFPVNEHYFGLVNFGNTCYCNSVLQALYFCRPFRDKVLAYKSQPRKKENLLTCLADLFHSIATQKKKVGVIPPKKFITRLRKENELFDNYMQQDAHEFLNYLLNTIADILQEERKQEKQNGRLPNGNIDNENNSPPDPTWVHEIFQGTLTNETRCLTCETISSKDEDFLDLSVDVEQNTSITHCLRGFSNTETLCSEYKYYCEECRSKQEAHKRMKVKKLPMILALHLKRFKYMDQLHRYTKLSYRVVFPLELRLFNTSGDATNPDRMYDLVAVVVHCGSGPNRGHYIAIVKSHDFWLLFDDDIVEKIDAQAIEEFYGLTSDISKNSESGYILFYQSRD from the exons TTTGGGAATACATGCTACTGCAATTCAGTTCTTCAGGCACTTTATTTTTGTCGACCGTTTCGAGACAAAGTCTTAGCATACAAGAGtcaaccaagaaaaaaagagaatctCCTTACATGCTTAGCTGATCTCTTCCACAGTATAGccacccagaagaaaaaagttggaGTAATACCTCCCAAGAAATTTATAACAAGATTACGAAAAGAAAACG AGCTTTTTGATAATTACATGCAACAGGATGCACATGAGTTCTTAAACTATCTTTTAAATACAATTGCGGATATCttgcaagaggaaagaaaacaagagaaacaaaatggtCGCTTACCTAATGGCAACATCGACAATGAAAATAACAGCCCACCAGACCCAACCTGGGTTCATGAAATCTTTCAGGGAACATTAACTAATGAAACCAGATGTCTTACATGTGAAACT atAAGCAGCAAAGATGAAGACTTCTTAGACCTTTCAGTTGATGTGGAGCAGAATACTTCAATTACTCATTGTTTAAG ggGTTTCAGCAATACAGAAACTCTGTGCAGTGAATACAAATATTACTGTGAAGAATGTCGCAGTAAGCAGGAAGCACATAAAAG GATGAAAGTAAAAAAGCTGCCAATGATTCTAGCTCTCCATTTGAAGAGATTTAAATACATGGATCAGCTGCATCGATACACAAAACTCTCTTATAGAGTAGTTTTTCCTTTAGAGCTTCGTTTATTTAACACCTCAGGAGATGCCACCAATCCTGACAGAATGTATGACCTTGTTGCTGTGGTAGTTCATTGTGGAAG tggCCCTAACAGAGGACATTATATTGCAATAGTGAAGAGTCATgatttttggttgctttttgaTGATGATATTGTTGAG aaaattGATGCACAAGCTATTGAAGAATTCTACGGGTTGACATCAGATATCTCAAAGAACTCTGAGTCTGGTTACATCCTCTTCTATCAGTCTCGGGATTGA